Proteins found in one Subtercola endophyticus genomic segment:
- a CDS encoding copper resistance CopC family protein — protein MSRRRTKLLAAAFAAVVAAGLALVPVTSASAHDFLVDSTPALNSTVTTPLSTVSLTFNDLVLDLSGDGASSVVEVTGPDGASTHFETGCPTILGRTVSAPVALGAPGKYQVSWQIVSSDGHPVSNAIDFTYAPVAGTAASAGSASGPACGSGGSSTSVAALPAAGTADASGSGINAGLILGVAGGIVVLAIVGVVLILVLSRRSRVVGDAPGGDSGPDDSAEL, from the coding sequence ATGAGTAGGCGCCGCACCAAGCTCCTCGCCGCCGCGTTCGCGGCAGTCGTGGCGGCGGGGCTCGCGCTGGTTCCGGTGACGAGCGCGAGTGCGCACGACTTTCTGGTCGACAGCACTCCGGCCCTCAATTCCACGGTGACGACCCCGCTCAGCACGGTGTCGCTGACGTTCAACGACCTTGTGCTCGACCTGTCGGGCGACGGGGCGTCGTCGGTGGTCGAGGTGACGGGGCCAGACGGCGCATCCACTCACTTCGAGACCGGATGCCCGACCATCCTGGGGCGTACCGTGAGCGCTCCCGTGGCGCTGGGTGCACCCGGAAAGTACCAAGTGAGTTGGCAGATCGTGTCGTCTGACGGGCATCCGGTTTCGAATGCCATCGATTTCACGTACGCGCCTGTCGCGGGTACGGCGGCGAGTGCGGGCAGCGCGAGCGGTCCGGCGTGCGGAAGCGGCGGCTCGTCGACCTCGGTCGCGGCGCTGCCGGCGGCCGGAACCGCCGACGCGTCGGGAAGCGGCATCAACGCGGGGCTGATTCTCGGCGTCGCGGGCGGCATCGTGGTGCTGGCGATCGTCGGTGTGGTTCTGATTCTCGTTCTGTCGCGGCGTTCGCGCGTCGTGGGGGATGCGCCCGGCGGTGATTCGGGGCCGGACGATTCGGCGGAACTGTAG
- a CDS encoding YcnI family copper-binding membrane protein codes for MQKKTIARAVTTATLALALAAAAPLAASAHVPVSPNQAAAGSYATLTFKVPTESATASTVKIEIDLPTDTPFGSVSYQPVAGWTTNVVTSTLATPVTTDDGTITEAPTQITYTADAGGGIAPGQFQQFVLSAGPVPDTGSVMFPVHQTYSDGTVADWVDPTPASGVEPENPAPTLYINDAPPAEAISVPGSTGSAGVTAGPVATDVAGSGSGSGSGSGSGSSSGEVASQGSTTTASAATSSADAVAIGVGIGGLALGAIALIVAVLALTRSRQRATAPVAAAPVIPASPAPPATPRSGSAAAQPDDPKGPADE; via the coding sequence ATGCAGAAGAAAACGATCGCGCGCGCGGTCACAACAGCAACACTTGCACTCGCCCTGGCTGCCGCTGCGCCGCTGGCGGCGAGTGCGCACGTTCCGGTGAGCCCCAACCAGGCGGCCGCCGGCAGCTATGCAACGCTCACGTTCAAGGTGCCCACCGAGTCGGCAACCGCGAGCACCGTGAAGATCGAGATCGACCTTCCGACTGATACTCCGTTCGGCAGTGTGAGCTATCAGCCGGTCGCCGGATGGACGACCAACGTCGTCACATCGACTCTCGCCACGCCCGTGACGACCGACGATGGCACGATCACCGAGGCGCCCACGCAGATCACCTACACCGCTGATGCCGGTGGCGGAATCGCGCCCGGGCAGTTTCAGCAGTTCGTGCTGTCGGCCGGGCCGGTTCCCGACACGGGAAGCGTGATGTTCCCGGTGCACCAGACCTATTCCGACGGCACGGTGGCCGACTGGGTCGACCCGACGCCGGCATCGGGGGTGGAGCCGGAGAATCCGGCTCCGACGCTGTACATCAACGATGCGCCGCCCGCCGAGGCTATTTCGGTTCCCGGCAGCACGGGGTCTGCGGGTGTGACGGCGGGGCCGGTGGCGACGGATGTCGCGGGGTCGGGGTCGGGGTCGGGATCCGGTTCCGGTTCGGGTTCCAGTTCGGGCGAGGTCGCCTCGCAGGGTTCGACCACGACCGCGTCGGCGGCAACGAGCTCGGCTGACGCCGTGGCGATCGGTGTGGGCATCGGCGGGCTCGCACTCGGTGCGATCGCGCTGATCGTCGCGGTGCTCGCGCTGACCCGCTCGCGCCAACGCGCTACGGCGCCGGTCGCAGCGGCACCGGTCATCCCGGCTTCCCCGGCGCCTCCCGCCACCCCTCGGAGCGGCAGCGCGGCGGCGCAACCCGACGATCCGAAGGGCCCCGCCGATGAGTAG